In a genomic window of Micromonospora cremea:
- a CDS encoding preprotein translocase subunit TatB — protein MLDNLNWWEIGALLLLALLIFGDRLPAVITDGLRLVRNLRNMARNATGDLSRELGTDIQLEDLHPKAFIRKHLLSEEDEAAIRKPLQGVYDNLRADVGGVHNELKDVANAADLRSKGTRSGTATDTATVTPSTPAPRASYDDAT, from the coding sequence ATGCTCGACAACCTGAACTGGTGGGAGATCGGTGCGCTGCTGCTCCTGGCGCTGCTGATCTTCGGTGACCGGCTGCCCGCCGTGATCACCGACGGCCTGCGGCTGGTGCGCAACCTGCGCAACATGGCCCGCAACGCCACCGGTGACCTGAGTCGTGAGCTGGGCACCGACATCCAGCTGGAGGATCTGCACCCGAAGGCCTTCATCCGCAAGCACCTCCTCAGCGAGGAGGACGAGGCGGCGATCCGCAAGCCGTTGCAGGGCGTCTACGACAACCTGCGCGCGGATGTCGGCGGCGTGCACAACGAGCTGAAGGACGTGGCCAACGCCGCGGACCTGCGGTCGAAGGGAACCCGGTCCGGCACGGCCACCGACACGGCCACGGTCACCCCGTCGACGCCGGCTCCCCGAGCCAGCTACGACGACGCCACCTGA